The Callithrix jacchus isolate 240 chromosome X, calJac240_pri, whole genome shotgun sequence genome contains a region encoding:
- the LOC100409728 gene encoding DDB1- and CUL4-associated factor 12-like protein 2 — MANTGATRRHRRRAAAAAAAAAAAAAADSDSPPPTTAQQQTGSRKRKAPAIEAGAGSSSSQGLAAADGEGPLLPKKQKRPATRRWLVHYLKGREVGARGTAGLQGFESELRGYAVQRLPELLTERQLDLGTLNKVFASQWLNSRQVVCGTKCNTLFVVDVQSGHITRIPLMRDKDADLAQAHHGCGIHAIELNPSKTLLATGGENPNSLAIYRLPTLDPLCLGDRHGHKDWIFAIAWLSDTVAVSGSRDGTVALWRMDPDMFDGTIAWHSEVDLPVYAHIRPRDVETIPRATSNPSNRKVRALAFSGKNQELGAVSLDGYFHLWKARSTLSRLLSTRLPYCRENVCLTYCDELSVYAVGSQSHVSFLDPRQRQQNIRPLCSREGGTGVRSLSFYRHLITVGTGHGSLLFYDIRAQKFLEERASASLDSTPEPAGRKLKLDCGRGWLNQDDVWMNYFGGMEEFPNALYTHCYNWPEMKLFVAGGPLPSGLHGNYAGLWS, encoded by the coding sequence ATGGCCAACACTGGAGCCAcgcgccgccaccgccgccgcgccgccgcggccgccgccgccgccgccgcggccgcCGCGGCAGATAGCGATAGCCCGCCGCCCACCACGGCCCAGCAGCAAACAGGTAGCAGGAAACGGAAAGCGCCGGCGATCGAGGCCGGCGCCGGGAGCTCCTCGTCGCAGGGCTTAGCGGCGGCTGACGGAGAGGGGCCGCTACTACCTAAGAAGCAGAAGCGGCCGGCGACGCGTCGCTGGCTGGTGCACTATCTGAAGGGCCGGGAGGTAGGCGCACGGGGCACCGCGGGGCTTCAGGGCTTCGAGAGCGAGCTGCGGGGCTACGCGGTACAGAGGCTGCCCGAACTGCTGACGGAGCGCCAGCTAGACCTGGGCACCCTCAACAAGGTGTTCGCGTCTCAGTGGCTGAACTCCAGGCAGGTGGTGTGCGGCACCAAGTGTAACACGCTTTTCGTGGTGGACGTGCAGTCGGGCCACATCACACGCATCCCCCTCATGCGGGACAAGGATGCCGACCTGGCCCAGGCTCATCACGGCTGTGGCATCCATGCCATCGAGCTGAATCCCTCCAAGACGCTTCTAGCCACCGGCGGCGAAAACCCCAACAGCCTGGCCATCTACCGGCTGCCCACCCTGGATCCCCTGTGCCTGGGCGACCGCCATGGCCACAAGGACTGGATCTTTGCCATCGCCTGGCTGAGTGACACCGTGGCTGTGAGCGGCTCCCGCGACGGCACCGTGGCGCTGTGGCGGATGGACCCGGACATGTTCGATGGCACCATTGCCTGGCACAGTGAGGTGGATCTCCCCGTATATGCCCACATTCGTCCGAGGGATGTGGAGACCATACCCAGGGCCACCAGCAACCCGAGCAACCGCAAGGTGCGGGCCCTGGCCTTCAGCGGCAAGAACCAGGAGCTGGGAGCCGTGTCCTTGGATGGCTACTTCCACCTGTGGAAAGCCCGGAGCACACTGTCCAGGCTGCTGTCCACCAGGCTGCCCTACTGCCGAGAGAATGTGTGCCTGACCTACTGCGATGAATTGTCCGTGTACGCTGTGGGCTCTCAGTCCCACGTCTCCTTCCTGGATCCGCGCCAGCGCCAGCAGAACATCCGGCCCCTGTGCTCTCGAGAGGGTGGCACGGGCGTGCGGTCGCTGAGCTTCTACCGCCACCTGATCACTGTGGGCACCGGCCATGGCTCCCTGCTCTTCTATGACATACGCGCCCAGAAGTTCCTGGAGGAGAGAGCCTCCGCGAGCCTTGACTCCACTCCGGAACCTGCAGGGAGGAAGCTGAAGCTTGACTGTGGCAGAGGCTGGCTCAACCAGGATGACGTCTGGATGAATTACTTTGGTGGCATGGAAGAGTTCCCCAACGCCCTCTACACTCACTGCTACAACTGGCCGGAGATGAAGCTCTTTGTGGCTGGGGGCCCTCTCCCTTCAGGCCTCCATGGGAACTACGCCGGCCTCTGGAGCTAA